In Sphingobacterium zeae, one genomic interval encodes:
- a CDS encoding type II toxin-antitoxin system death-on-curing family toxin yields MYIYIETIEQVIGIHDTIISISGGLPGVKNIGYIASVIEKVKDDLYYPEFENKLTHLVFSINKLHAFHDGNKRTSIGVGASFLELNGFDHIVTKFIREMENIAVCVADNIIDRDFLEEIIQSILFEDDYNESLKLKILSALQTITNQEDNESSLEGNEF; encoded by the coding sequence ATGTATATTTACATTGAGACTATCGAACAAGTCATCGGCATTCATGATACAATTATATCAATTTCTGGCGGATTACCTGGAGTAAAAAATATAGGCTATATTGCTAGCGTAATAGAAAAGGTGAAAGACGACCTATATTACCCAGAATTTGAGAACAAACTTACCCACTTGGTGTTTTCAATCAATAAGTTACATGCCTTCCATGATGGAAATAAAAGAACTTCTATAGGAGTTGGGGCTAGTTTTTTAGAATTAAATGGCTTCGACCATATAGTCACGAAATTTATAAGGGAAATGGAAAATATAGCGGTTTGCGTTGCAGACAACATAATCGACCGTGATTTTTTGGAAGAAATAATTCAATCAATTTTATTTGAAGACGATTATAATGAATCCCTGAAACTCAAAATTTTAAGTGCTTTACAAACTATTACTAATCAAGAAGATAATGAGTCTTCATTAGAAGGGAATGAATTTTAA
- a CDS encoding response regulator encodes MEQILLIDDDAVINFIHTKIIASVYPDATVVILENGKKAVDYIQQNQQNSYLVFLDINMPIMDGWQFLEAMQDFPNKDNLRIHMLTSSVDLRDQSRAADNTMVLSYLPKPLTKDVLRSIPVEQ; translated from the coding sequence ATGGAACAGATACTACTCATAGATGACGACGCTGTCATCAATTTTATACATACCAAAATCATTGCTAGTGTCTATCCAGATGCGACTGTGGTTATTTTAGAAAATGGGAAGAAAGCGGTGGATTACATACAACAAAACCAACAAAATTCCTATCTCGTCTTCTTGGATATCAATATGCCCATTATGGATGGCTGGCAATTTCTGGAAGCGATGCAAGATTTTCCAAACAAGGACAACCTGCGCATACATATGTTAACTTCTTCCGTAGATTTACGAGACCAGAGTCGCGCAGCAGACAATACCATGGTGCTCTCTTATCTACCAAAGCCTTTAACAAAGGATGTTTTACGATCGATACCCGTTGAACAGTAG
- a CDS encoding PAS domain S-box protein — MRSVAIEQSDFDRAVFDLVPLPMWIYDLDTLHFLAVNKEAIHQYGYSEEEFKQMTIRDIRPQEDVPKLEEAVERTKSRRTKFKKSIFRHQKRDGRIMYVQVKGNTIDFNGKRAEIVTATDLTELYEKEINLNAAYEELSFSEKRYRSLIENGRDLVAIIDLEGKYKYVAPTSTTVLGIEPEAFLGKNAFDYIYEEDAPHVMGQLSKMTESQSVSIDAYRFPDINGDLRWFKTELSNHLNTPLIEGIIATTHEVTAEIKEKIVNDLFTELTSTFAKSLSLASSLDQALQRLVLLPKIRVSEIWLVAPDHSTLNLVSTSLQQRKFDLFYQHTQAFTSCKEGEGLAGSTWKEKKLIVWDNLGQTKQFLRAKAAQLVGLSTGIGLPIMYGDEFLGCIVCFSTSAPEILSEKINLLMHVSEKLGPLVKQKVTEEEYRNVFNISSDPLCIVGFDGYIKKCNKAFANLMGYQNTYLYSTAIFELIYPDDRASAAEALSLLIGGHLTERFSGRFLTAQGEVKWLQWSATVAAESKTIVAVGKDITKQKLAEQALQTAYEQLKTAQKIAKLGYWFRPIDSDISEWSEEVYTIYDCSPDTFIPTVENVKKALLPNERYLMEDDPSVHLQPGTTKSFEHKIVTRSGRLKWVHQEVLLVTDEKGDPVKIEGTIQDITASRQAMDQIKKQNDTLREIAWLQSHSIRAPLTRIMSLIYLSKELDGGGKSPDEIMDLIMDSAQELDDVIAQITVKTNLIHHEHGTDTTHR; from the coding sequence ATGCGAAGTGTAGCGATCGAACAATCTGATTTTGACCGGGCAGTTTTTGACCTTGTGCCTCTTCCCATGTGGATATACGACCTGGATACATTGCATTTTCTGGCAGTAAATAAAGAAGCCATTCATCAATACGGATATAGCGAGGAAGAGTTTAAGCAGATGACAATCAGAGATATTCGTCCGCAAGAGGATGTACCCAAATTGGAGGAAGCCGTAGAAAGAACCAAAAGTCGACGTACGAAGTTCAAGAAAAGTATTTTTAGACATCAGAAACGTGATGGTCGCATCATGTATGTACAGGTCAAAGGCAACACCATCGATTTCAACGGCAAGAGAGCGGAAATTGTTACTGCGACAGATTTAACAGAACTCTACGAGAAAGAGATCAATTTAAACGCGGCCTATGAGGAGCTATCATTTAGCGAAAAGAGGTATAGATCATTGATCGAAAATGGCCGGGATCTTGTGGCCATCATCGACCTCGAAGGCAAATACAAATATGTAGCCCCCACCTCCACTACCGTTTTAGGCATTGAACCCGAAGCATTCCTGGGCAAAAATGCCTTTGATTACATCTATGAAGAAGATGCTCCCCACGTCATGGGGCAGCTTAGCAAAATGACAGAGTCGCAGTCTGTGTCCATTGACGCATATCGTTTCCCTGATATAAACGGGGACCTGCGCTGGTTTAAAACAGAATTGTCAAACCACCTCAACACACCGCTGATTGAAGGGATTATCGCCACCACACACGAGGTTACCGCCGAAATAAAAGAGAAAATCGTTAATGATCTTTTTACCGAACTGACGTCAACATTTGCGAAGTCTTTATCCTTGGCCTCCTCGCTGGATCAAGCCCTTCAGCGGCTTGTACTGCTGCCCAAAATACGTGTGAGCGAAATATGGCTGGTCGCGCCAGACCACAGCACGTTAAACCTCGTCTCGACCTCGCTGCAGCAGCGTAAGTTCGATTTATTTTACCAGCACACACAGGCATTTACTTCCTGTAAGGAAGGAGAAGGGTTAGCAGGTAGCACCTGGAAAGAGAAAAAGTTGATCGTTTGGGACAATTTAGGCCAAACCAAGCAGTTCCTACGTGCCAAAGCCGCCCAGCTGGTGGGTCTTTCCACGGGTATTGGTCTACCAATCATGTATGGCGATGAGTTTCTAGGCTGTATTGTTTGTTTTTCAACATCCGCACCAGAAATTCTTTCGGAGAAGATAAATTTACTGATGCATGTCAGTGAAAAGCTTGGTCCACTGGTTAAACAAAAAGTAACAGAAGAAGAATATCGCAATGTTTTCAATATTTCTTCAGATCCACTTTGTATCGTTGGTTTTGATGGCTATATCAAAAAATGCAATAAAGCCTTTGCTAACCTGATGGGTTATCAAAATACATACCTATATAGTACAGCAATTTTTGAGCTCATTTATCCCGATGACCGGGCAAGTGCAGCCGAAGCGCTATCCTTATTAATAGGCGGTCATTTGACCGAACGTTTTTCAGGCCGGTTTTTAACTGCTCAGGGCGAAGTCAAATGGTTACAATGGTCCGCTACTGTCGCAGCGGAATCCAAAACAATCGTTGCCGTTGGGAAGGATATTACCAAACAAAAGCTTGCAGAACAAGCGTTACAAACGGCTTATGAACAGTTAAAGACAGCGCAAAAAATCGCTAAGCTAGGTTATTGGTTTAGACCCATAGATTCCGATATCTCCGAATGGAGTGAGGAGGTTTATACGATATATGACTGTTCACCGGACACTTTTATTCCCACCGTAGAAAATGTAAAAAAAGCTTTATTGCCCAACGAACGCTATTTGATGGAAGATGACCCCTCCGTTCATCTCCAGCCCGGAACGACCAAGAGCTTTGAGCATAAAATCGTTACCCGGTCGGGAAGGCTGAAATGGGTGCATCAGGAAGTACTATTAGTTACTGACGAAAAGGGTGATCCTGTTAAAATTGAAGGCACGATACAAGACATTACAGCCTCCCGTCAGGCTATGGATCAAATTAAGAAGCAGAATGACACACTCCGTGAAATCGCCTGGCTGCAGTCTCACAGTATCCGCGCTCCACTAACACGGATCATGAGCCTAATTTACCTATCAAAGGAATTAGATGGTGGCGGAAAATCGCCCGATGAAATTATGGATCTGATTATGGATTCCGCACAAGAATTAGATGATGTGATTGCGCAGATCACCGTTAAAACAAACCTTATTCATCACGAACATGGAACAGATACTACTCATAGATGA
- a CDS encoding RagB/SusD family nutrient uptake outer membrane protein, with amino-acid sequence MKKYISIATLSVALLLSGCTKLDQEFYSSVTPDTFFKSEKDIKAALFRPFTHAKWYMGEDRWRLQEYTADNFAITTKGRHWYNGGENERYHYHRWTADDNWVWGSWRGTLMGVALALDAKSDLSKLDYSKFTLTEERKAADLAQLDALIAYFYLRGLDYFGGMPIFESLDQESLPRNSDQELFAHIEKLLKAAIENLPAKKAGDREEGAIRQAAAAAMLAQLYFNAEAYIGKSMYAESQKLAQDIVNKVYGDYSLDTKWNGVHGFKNNDSPEMIWSMPSEFKMLEYNWFYADFYHYNTRQFFAQDMGGNNGAHLTPSKKPNGSLYAADTKLGSPFETFDQGDLRKAPYVYHGTDQYEGMFIVGPHKTPSGEAIVGGEEYKDKPLDFVDQVGRFSEVGPEKKYSSIDQLPSKMSEGEENTGIRLVKVPIPNLANNTLRWGADMPIIRLSEIYYMLAECEFRLGNKEKAAALFNTVRKRNFAQEQDPNPVTVANIDKYRILDEWSIEFLGEGRRRTDLIRWKAFTTEKWWDHNPSTSAHLNRFPVPNQAIAGNNSLTQNPGY; translated from the coding sequence ATGAAAAAATATATTTCCATAGCCACCCTATCCGTAGCCTTGCTGCTATCCGGATGCACCAAATTGGATCAAGAATTCTATAGTTCGGTCACACCGGACACCTTTTTTAAAAGTGAAAAAGACATCAAAGCCGCCTTATTTAGACCATTTACCCATGCCAAATGGTATATGGGCGAAGACCGCTGGCGCTTGCAGGAATACACAGCCGACAATTTTGCCATCACCACCAAAGGACGTCATTGGTATAATGGGGGCGAGAATGAGCGCTACCATTACCACCGTTGGACGGCGGACGACAACTGGGTCTGGGGCAGCTGGCGCGGCACGCTGATGGGTGTTGCCTTGGCTCTTGATGCGAAGAGCGACCTGAGCAAACTGGACTATAGCAAATTTACACTTACGGAAGAACGTAAAGCAGCAGACCTGGCCCAACTGGATGCCTTGATCGCCTATTTCTATCTGCGCGGGCTGGATTATTTTGGCGGTATGCCTATTTTCGAATCCCTAGATCAAGAATCCCTTCCGCGCAATAGCGATCAGGAGCTATTTGCCCATATCGAGAAGCTGCTCAAAGCCGCTATCGAGAACCTACCGGCAAAGAAGGCTGGCGACAGAGAAGAGGGGGCTATCCGCCAAGCTGCCGCTGCAGCCATGCTGGCACAGCTCTATTTCAATGCAGAGGCCTATATCGGGAAGTCCATGTACGCAGAAAGCCAAAAGTTGGCTCAGGACATTGTCAATAAAGTTTATGGCGACTACAGCTTGGATACCAAATGGAACGGCGTACATGGATTTAAAAACAATGATTCGCCCGAGATGATTTGGTCTATGCCGTCAGAATTCAAGATGCTGGAGTACAATTGGTTTTATGCAGATTTCTACCATTACAACACCAGGCAGTTCTTTGCACAAGATATGGGCGGCAACAATGGCGCCCACCTAACTCCATCCAAGAAACCCAACGGCTCCCTTTACGCAGCAGACACTAAGCTAGGTTCACCTTTTGAAACTTTCGACCAAGGCGATCTCCGCAAAGCACCCTATGTCTACCACGGCACAGACCAATACGAAGGTATGTTTATCGTAGGCCCCCATAAGACCCCTAGCGGCGAGGCCATTGTTGGGGGTGAAGAATATAAAGATAAGCCCCTGGACTTTGTAGACCAAGTCGGCCGCTTTTCAGAAGTTGGGCCTGAAAAAAAATACAGTTCCATAGACCAGCTGCCCTCAAAGATGTCCGAAGGCGAGGAAAACACCGGTATACGTTTGGTGAAGGTACCGATCCCAAATCTTGCCAACAATACCTTGCGTTGGGGTGCAGATATGCCGATTATCAGACTGTCTGAAATATACTATATGCTTGCCGAATGTGAATTCAGGTTAGGAAATAAGGAAAAAGCTGCAGCACTATTCAATACCGTCCGAAAACGAAATTTTGCGCAAGAGCAGGATCCGAATCCCGTAACAGTTGCAAACATCGACAAATACCGTATTCTGGATGAATGGAGTATTGAATTTTTAGGCGAAGGACGCCGGCGTACCGATTTGATCCGATGGAAAGCATTCACCACAGAAAAATGGTGGGATCATAATCCCAGCACTTCGGCACATCTGAATCGTTTTCCCGTACCCAATCAGGCTATTGCCGGCAACAATAGTCTGACACAAAATCCAGGTTATTAA
- a CDS encoding SusC/RagA family TonB-linked outer membrane protein, giving the protein MAACKEIVFSSQGNRANSILDKIINSTTSTSTDANGGFTLTNVEKNAILIIRMIGFTSREITYNGTSSVHVQLQSDTQQLEEAVVVGYGTLEKKELTSAVSSIKQKDMVAGAVSPLLAIQGKVPGLSVLSNNGTDPNAGISLQLRGVNSVNASQGPLVVIDGVPGGDINSVAKEDIETINVLRDTSAAAIYGTRASGGVILITTKRPQVGKAQVNFTSEYFVETIRKRPQVLSAEKFVEYGLGKDLGHRTDWYDEVTNNNPFSHRQVANISGGSENANVYTTFTKRDAKGMAITSKREEIGGRINSAFKFFDGFAELNTNVSYNQVKAFGSNGDIFNNNDIFNMALVLNPTQTPYDANDVSGYNVLEGGYDTWNPVAEARLRSDEKQFKYLLANATLKLNLTEHLTTSATIGVKNNSEHGNYYRSAQHRISRENNVDGFAKQYYSRFNDRIFEWTANYTNLWAEHSLNAVAGYSYQDFNGQGFSAENSNFPVDGIADNDMGTGTYLPDGRAGLGSWKNPWVKLAAFFGRVNYSYLDRYILTATARYEGSSKFAPKNRWGFFPGLSAGWRISQEPFLKDASFINDLKLRAGYGETGNEGFDAKVATRMYSADTWFLQDGKWFRTYGVMHNQNPDIKWEVKKEYNLGLDFSVLNNRLSGRFDIYKRKIDDLIFDISVSQPPAIHDRTTMNVGSMQNTGYEFELNFKAVDNENFSYTTSLVGSHNKSRLNTLWGSQTFTDRKDFPAPGSPGSAVRLYPGEDIGRFFLWKFAGFTDDGYWKLYDKDGNAFDVRDRNKTVGDKSFVGNAIPTLQLSWNNQFSYKNWDASIYMRSWIGHDLFNMINMYYSLPNVKGQNVLEEAYDKHKNIKGEKELSDYWLEKGTFLKVDALNIGYRFNQNWIKPLKSMRIYATARDLFVFTNYTGLDPEVNINGLEPGFEERNVYPKTRTFMMGLQVNF; this is encoded by the coding sequence ATGGCTGCCTGCAAAGAGATAGTTTTTTCGTCCCAGGGCAACAGGGCGAATAGCATTCTCGACAAGATTATTAACAGCACCACCAGTACGTCCACCGACGCCAACGGTGGATTTACACTGACCAATGTGGAGAAAAATGCCATTCTTATCATCCGGATGATCGGCTTTACCTCCAGGGAAATTACCTATAATGGCACCTCCAGTGTACATGTACAACTGCAGTCAGACACGCAGCAACTCGAAGAGGCTGTTGTTGTAGGCTACGGTACTTTGGAAAAAAAAGAGTTGACCAGCGCCGTATCGAGCATCAAGCAGAAAGACATGGTCGCGGGGGCTGTATCACCGCTCTTAGCGATTCAGGGAAAAGTACCCGGCCTCAGTGTACTTTCCAACAACGGCACGGATCCCAATGCGGGCATCTCACTTCAATTGCGTGGGGTCAATTCAGTCAATGCCTCACAAGGTCCCCTGGTGGTTATTGATGGTGTGCCCGGCGGCGATATCAACTCAGTCGCCAAAGAGGATATTGAAACCATCAACGTACTTCGGGATACCTCGGCTGCAGCCATTTACGGAACACGTGCTTCCGGTGGTGTCATCCTGATCACCACCAAAAGACCTCAGGTCGGCAAGGCGCAAGTGAATTTTACATCCGAATACTTTGTCGAAACCATCCGCAAACGTCCACAGGTATTATCCGCAGAGAAATTTGTCGAATATGGTCTTGGTAAGGATCTCGGACACCGTACAGACTGGTATGATGAAGTTACCAATAACAATCCATTCAGCCATCGGCAGGTCGCCAACATCAGCGGCGGATCCGAAAACGCCAATGTTTATACCACGTTTACCAAACGCGACGCCAAAGGAATGGCGATCACGTCAAAACGTGAGGAAATCGGTGGACGAATCAACAGTGCCTTCAAATTTTTCGACGGCTTTGCGGAGTTAAATACAAATGTAAGCTACAACCAGGTGAAAGCGTTTGGATCTAACGGAGACATCTTTAACAACAATGATATTTTTAATATGGCGCTGGTGCTCAATCCCACCCAAACGCCTTACGATGCCAATGATGTCAGCGGATACAACGTATTGGAAGGTGGATATGACACCTGGAATCCTGTAGCTGAGGCGCGCCTACGCAGCGATGAAAAGCAATTCAAATACCTATTGGCTAATGCGACCTTAAAATTAAACCTGACAGAACACCTGACCACCAGTGCGACGATCGGCGTAAAAAACAATAGCGAGCATGGCAACTATTACCGATCTGCGCAACACCGTATTTCGCGTGAGAATAATGTGGATGGATTTGCCAAACAATATTACAGCCGGTTCAATGACCGCATCTTTGAGTGGACCGCCAACTACACCAACCTATGGGCCGAACATTCTTTAAACGCTGTGGCAGGCTACAGCTACCAAGATTTCAATGGACAAGGATTTTCTGCCGAAAACTCAAATTTCCCCGTGGATGGTATTGCCGATAACGACATGGGTACAGGGACCTATTTACCAGACGGACGGGCAGGTCTTGGATCCTGGAAAAACCCATGGGTCAAACTTGCCGCTTTCTTTGGCCGTGTCAACTATTCCTATCTAGATCGGTATATCCTCACTGCTACAGCACGATACGAAGGATCGAGCAAATTTGCTCCGAAAAACAGATGGGGATTCTTTCCCGGACTTTCCGCAGGCTGGCGCATATCACAGGAGCCCTTCCTCAAAGATGCTAGTTTTATCAACGACCTAAAACTCCGGGCAGGCTATGGCGAAACAGGCAATGAAGGCTTTGATGCAAAAGTGGCAACACGGATGTATAGTGCCGATACCTGGTTTCTGCAAGATGGTAAATGGTTCAGGACATACGGTGTGATGCACAACCAAAATCCAGATATCAAATGGGAGGTCAAAAAAGAATACAACCTTGGCTTGGACTTTTCTGTACTGAACAATCGCTTAAGTGGCCGTTTTGATATCTACAAACGTAAGATCGATGATCTGATTTTCGACATCAGCGTATCCCAGCCCCCAGCAATCCACGATCGGACAACCATGAATGTGGGCAGCATGCAAAATACGGGGTACGAGTTTGAACTGAACTTCAAAGCCGTAGACAACGAAAATTTCAGTTATACAACAAGCCTAGTGGGTTCGCATAATAAAAGCAGGCTCAACACCTTATGGGGTAGTCAGACCTTTACCGACCGGAAGGACTTTCCGGCTCCCGGCTCGCCAGGATCGGCGGTGAGGTTATATCCCGGCGAGGACATTGGCCGCTTCTTCCTGTGGAAATTTGCAGGATTTACCGACGACGGTTATTGGAAACTATACGATAAAGATGGTAATGCATTTGACGTGCGCGACCGGAATAAAACAGTAGGTGACAAGTCGTTTGTCGGCAATGCCATTCCCACACTACAGCTTTCCTGGAACAACCAGTTCAGCTATAAAAACTGGGACGCCAGTATCTACATGCGCAGCTGGATCGGACACGATTTGTTCAATATGATCAACATGTACTATAGCCTACCTAATGTAAAAGGTCAGAATGTTTTGGAAGAAGCCTACGACAAACATAAAAATATCAAGGGAGAAAAAGAGCTGAGTGATTACTGGTTAGAGAAAGGCACCTTTCTTAAGGTTGACGCACTCAACATCGGTTACCGCTTTAACCAGAATTGGATCAAGCCCTTAAAGTCCATGCGGATATATGCCACCGCACGCGACCTCTTTGTATTTACAAACTATACGGGGCTAGATCCGGAAGTCAATATCAATGGTCTCGAACCGGGCTTCGAAGAGCGCAATGTCTATCCCAAGACACGGACTTTTATGATGGGTTTACAAGTAAATTTTTAA
- a CDS encoding Fic family protein produces the protein MKDFKSGNYINQGYYKSFQPTELNKQWLLDDMEIQQLLSNADRQMGRLDMYSEYIPNIDLFISMHVAKEATQSSKIEGTQTNIEDAFLDKEDLVVERRDDWVEVHNYIDAMNHAIKKLNALPFSSRLIRDTHRILLHSVRGEHKLPGEFRTSQNWIGGATINDATFIPPVHSSIPELMNDLEKFAHNEEYFFPDLLKVALIHYQFETIHPFLDGNGRVGRLLITLYLVDKGILKRPILYLSDFFERNRGLYYDNLMRVRTHNDIKQWLKFFLVGIIETAKNGIATFDAILKLKKEKEEIIQKNSTRSHHILNILDHLYQRPIINAQQVLEFTGVSMPTAYKIIDEMKQYHILKEMTGGKRGQIFMFDPYIKLF, from the coding sequence ATGAAAGATTTCAAATCGGGAAATTATATCAATCAAGGCTATTATAAAAGTTTTCAGCCCACTGAACTTAATAAACAATGGCTATTGGATGATATGGAAATACAACAGTTGCTTTCAAATGCCGATCGGCAGATGGGACGCTTAGATATGTATTCTGAATACATTCCTAATATTGATTTGTTTATTAGCATGCATGTGGCTAAGGAAGCAACACAAAGCAGCAAGATTGAAGGGACACAAACCAATATAGAAGATGCTTTTTTAGATAAAGAAGATTTAGTAGTTGAACGTAGAGACGATTGGGTAGAAGTTCATAATTATATTGATGCAATGAACCATGCAATTAAAAAACTAAACGCATTGCCTTTTTCATCAAGATTAATTCGTGATACCCATCGAATTTTATTGCACAGTGTGCGTGGTGAGCATAAATTACCTGGCGAATTTCGAACAAGTCAAAATTGGATCGGTGGAGCGACTATCAACGATGCAACTTTTATACCACCAGTACATTCTTCTATTCCTGAATTAATGAATGATTTGGAGAAGTTCGCACATAATGAAGAATATTTTTTTCCTGATTTGTTGAAGGTTGCATTGATTCATTATCAATTTGAAACTATCCACCCTTTTCTTGATGGTAATGGCCGTGTAGGGCGTTTATTGATTACACTTTATTTAGTAGATAAAGGAATTCTTAAAAGGCCTATTTTATACCTCTCGGATTTTTTTGAACGAAACCGAGGGTTGTATTATGATAATTTAATGCGAGTTCGTACGCACAATGACATCAAGCAATGGTTGAAGTTTTTTCTAGTAGGCATCATAGAAACTGCAAAGAATGGAATTGCAACATTTGATGCAATTCTCAAATTAAAAAAGGAAAAAGAAGAAATAATTCAGAAAAATAGCACAAGAAGTCACCATATACTCAATATTTTAGACCACTTATATCAACGCCCAATCATTAACGCGCAACAGGTGTTAGAGTTTACTGGTGTATCTATGCCAACTGCCTACAAAATAATTGATGAAATGAAACAATATCATATCTTGAAAGAAATGACTGGAGGGAAAAGAGGGCAAATATTTATGTTTGATCCATATATTAAGTTATTTTAG